The Mixophyes fleayi isolate aMixFle1 chromosome 1, aMixFle1.hap1, whole genome shotgun sequence genome includes a region encoding these proteins:
- the LOC142151201 gene encoding uncharacterized protein LOC142151201 isoform X5, giving the protein MAACDREIVYHKDSSQSEDIDEWDDAALIKSYEKAVQSFQDMLRCSDKNRRSEGATAPGDSQKDCQREAPRESEWERDGHRDYPKDEGEKWSKKKKAQPPPPLAHPSAQPTTRSLASKWKVGDPCSAVWSEDGCVYPATVKSIDRETGTCVVQYDGYGNTERHQLDEIVSVGSSGDSTPPAGKWKVGDRCSVQWSEDGQLYLAVIRSVDEVLGTCVVVYEGYKNEEEQNLADLMPPSSVHARTRSKKQASPAPLGLDSSGDEEDTDWLYTRRSSTSSPDLSRHWRKQGKKSDWMYTFPPPPPPPPPPPPPPPSLPPPPPPKGCFWPPPPPPVRAHLPTWHNWPPSAPLPPPPPPPPFFSTEWEDYDEEEQEDEDVLACMLMAWYMTGYHTGFYKEAIMKSKI; this is encoded by the exons AGTGAAGATATTGATGAGTGGGACGATGCCGCTCTTATTAAATCCTATGAAAAGGCTGTCCAGTCTTTCCAG GATATGCTTAGATGCAGTGATAAGAACCGGAGATCAGAAGGAGCCACTGCACCTGGTGATTCCCAAAAAGATTGTCAGCGGGAGGCCCCCCGAGAGTCGGAATGGGAAAGAGATGGCCATAGGGATTACCCAAAGGATGAGGGAGAGAAGTGGAGCAAGAAGAAGAAGGCACAGCCTCCTCCACCTCTCGCCCATCCTTCCGCTCAGCCCACCACTCGCTCCCTTGCTTCAAAA TGGAAGGTGGGAGACCCTTGTAGTGCCGTTTGGTCAGAAGATGGGTGTGTCTACCCCGCTACAGTAAAATCCATTGATAGAGAAACTGGCACATGTGTGGTGCAATATGATGGCTATGGAAACACTGAGAGGCATCAGCTGGATGAAATAGTGTCTGTAGGAAGCAGTGGAGATAGCACCCCACCTGCCGGAAAG TGGAAGGTTGGTGACCGTTGTTCAGTGCAGTGGTCTGAGGATGGACAGCTATACTTGGCCGTTATTCGCTCTGTGGATGAGGTGTTGGGCACCTGTGTGGTGGTGTATGAGGGATATAAGAATGAGGAGGAGCAGAACTTGGCTGATCTGATGCCTCCATCCAGTGTCCACGCACGCACTCGCAGCAAGAAGCAGGCGAGTCCTGCACCTCTAGGACTGGACAGCTCAGGG GATGAGGAAGACACAGATTGGCTGTACACAAGGAGGAGTTCTACCTCTTCGCCCGACCTATCTCGCCATTGGAGAAAACAGGGGAAGAAATCTGATTGGATGTACACTTTTCCACCTCCACCACCGCCTCCACCTCCCCCTCCACCACCTCCACCTTcattacctcctcctcctccacccaag gGCTGCTTTTGGCCACCGCCACCACCGCCTGTGAGGGCTCATCTTCCAACCTGGCACAACTGGCCTCCG TCAGCCCCCCTTCCTCCACCACCTCCACCACCGCCTTTCTTCAGCACAGAGTGGGAGGATTATGATGAAGAGGAACAGGAAGATGAAGATGTATTAGCTTGTATGCTGATGGCTTGGTACATGACTGGATATCACACTGGATTTTACAAG GAGGCAATCATGAAATCAAAGATATGA
- the LOC142151201 gene encoding uncharacterized protein LOC142151201 isoform X2: MAACDREIVYHKDSSQSEDIDEWDDAALIKSYEKAVQSFQDMLRCSDKNRRSEGATAPGDSQKDCQREAPRESEWERDGHRDYPKDEGEKWSKKKKAQPPPPLAHPSAQPTTRSLASKWKVGDPCSAVWSEDGCVYPATVKSIDRETGTCVVQYDGYGNTERHQLDEIVSVGSSGDSTPPAGKWKVGDRCSVQWSEDGQLYLAVIRSVDEVLGTCVVVYEGYKNEEEQNLADLMPPSSVHARTRSKKQDEEDTDWLYTRRSSTSSPDLSRHWRKQGKKSDWMYTFPPPPPPPPPPPPPPPSLPPPPPPKGCFWPPPPPPVRAHLPTWHNWPPSAPLPPPPPPPPFFSTEWEDYDEEEQEDEDVLACMLMAWYMTGYHTGFYKGLKQGRAEALRPNLKKGPRRK; this comes from the exons AGTGAAGATATTGATGAGTGGGACGATGCCGCTCTTATTAAATCCTATGAAAAGGCTGTCCAGTCTTTCCAG GATATGCTTAGATGCAGTGATAAGAACCGGAGATCAGAAGGAGCCACTGCACCTGGTGATTCCCAAAAAGATTGTCAGCGGGAGGCCCCCCGAGAGTCGGAATGGGAAAGAGATGGCCATAGGGATTACCCAAAGGATGAGGGAGAGAAGTGGAGCAAGAAGAAGAAGGCACAGCCTCCTCCACCTCTCGCCCATCCTTCCGCTCAGCCCACCACTCGCTCCCTTGCTTCAAAA TGGAAGGTGGGAGACCCTTGTAGTGCCGTTTGGTCAGAAGATGGGTGTGTCTACCCCGCTACAGTAAAATCCATTGATAGAGAAACTGGCACATGTGTGGTGCAATATGATGGCTATGGAAACACTGAGAGGCATCAGCTGGATGAAATAGTGTCTGTAGGAAGCAGTGGAGATAGCACCCCACCTGCCGGAAAG TGGAAGGTTGGTGACCGTTGTTCAGTGCAGTGGTCTGAGGATGGACAGCTATACTTGGCCGTTATTCGCTCTGTGGATGAGGTGTTGGGCACCTGTGTGGTGGTGTATGAGGGATATAAGAATGAGGAGGAGCAGAACTTGGCTGATCTGATGCCTCCATCCAGTGTCCACGCACGCACTCGCAGCAAGAAGCAG GATGAGGAAGACACAGATTGGCTGTACACAAGGAGGAGTTCTACCTCTTCGCCCGACCTATCTCGCCATTGGAGAAAACAGGGGAAGAAATCTGATTGGATGTACACTTTTCCACCTCCACCACCGCCTCCACCTCCCCCTCCACCACCTCCACCTTcattacctcctcctcctccacccaag gGCTGCTTTTGGCCACCGCCACCACCGCCTGTGAGGGCTCATCTTCCAACCTGGCACAACTGGCCTCCG TCAGCCCCCCTTCCTCCACCACCTCCACCACCGCCTTTCTTCAGCACAGAGTGGGAGGATTATGATGAAGAGGAACAGGAAGATGAAGATGTATTAGCTTGTATGCTGATGGCTTGGTACATGACTGGATATCACACTGGATTTTACAAG
- the LOC142151201 gene encoding uncharacterized protein LOC142151201 isoform X6, protein MAACDREIVYHKDSSQDMLRCSDKNRRSEGATAPGDSQKDCQREAPRESEWERDGHRDYPKDEGEKWSKKKKAQPPPPLAHPSAQPTTRSLASKWKVGDPCSAVWSEDGCVYPATVKSIDRETGTCVVQYDGYGNTERHQLDEIVSVGSSGDSTPPAGKWKVGDRCSVQWSEDGQLYLAVIRSVDEVLGTCVVVYEGYKNEEEQNLADLMPPSSVHARTRSKKQASPAPLGLDSSGDEEDTDWLYTRRSSTSSPDLSRHWRKQGKKSDWMYTFPPPPPPPPPPPPPPPSLPPPPPPKGCFWPPPPPPVRAHLPTWHNWPPSAPLPPPPPPPPFFSTEWEDYDEEEQEDEDVLACMLMAWYMTGYHTGFYKGLKQGRAEALRPNLKKGPRRK, encoded by the exons GATATGCTTAGATGCAGTGATAAGAACCGGAGATCAGAAGGAGCCACTGCACCTGGTGATTCCCAAAAAGATTGTCAGCGGGAGGCCCCCCGAGAGTCGGAATGGGAAAGAGATGGCCATAGGGATTACCCAAAGGATGAGGGAGAGAAGTGGAGCAAGAAGAAGAAGGCACAGCCTCCTCCACCTCTCGCCCATCCTTCCGCTCAGCCCACCACTCGCTCCCTTGCTTCAAAA TGGAAGGTGGGAGACCCTTGTAGTGCCGTTTGGTCAGAAGATGGGTGTGTCTACCCCGCTACAGTAAAATCCATTGATAGAGAAACTGGCACATGTGTGGTGCAATATGATGGCTATGGAAACACTGAGAGGCATCAGCTGGATGAAATAGTGTCTGTAGGAAGCAGTGGAGATAGCACCCCACCTGCCGGAAAG TGGAAGGTTGGTGACCGTTGTTCAGTGCAGTGGTCTGAGGATGGACAGCTATACTTGGCCGTTATTCGCTCTGTGGATGAGGTGTTGGGCACCTGTGTGGTGGTGTATGAGGGATATAAGAATGAGGAGGAGCAGAACTTGGCTGATCTGATGCCTCCATCCAGTGTCCACGCACGCACTCGCAGCAAGAAGCAGGCGAGTCCTGCACCTCTAGGACTGGACAGCTCAGGG GATGAGGAAGACACAGATTGGCTGTACACAAGGAGGAGTTCTACCTCTTCGCCCGACCTATCTCGCCATTGGAGAAAACAGGGGAAGAAATCTGATTGGATGTACACTTTTCCACCTCCACCACCGCCTCCACCTCCCCCTCCACCACCTCCACCTTcattacctcctcctcctccacccaag gGCTGCTTTTGGCCACCGCCACCACCGCCTGTGAGGGCTCATCTTCCAACCTGGCACAACTGGCCTCCG TCAGCCCCCCTTCCTCCACCACCTCCACCACCGCCTTTCTTCAGCACAGAGTGGGAGGATTATGATGAAGAGGAACAGGAAGATGAAGATGTATTAGCTTGTATGCTGATGGCTTGGTACATGACTGGATATCACACTGGATTTTACAAG
- the LOC142151201 gene encoding uncharacterized protein LOC142151201 isoform X9, whose product MAACDREIVYHKDSSQSEDIDEWDDAALIKSYEKAVQSFQDMLRCSDKNRRSEGATAPGDSQKDCQREAPRESEWERDGHRDYPKDEGEKWSKKKKAQPPPPLAHPSAQPTTRSLASKWKVGDPCSAVWSEDGCVYPATVKSIDRETGTCVVQYDGYGNTERHQLDEIVSVGSSGDSTPPAGKWKVGDRCSVQWSEDGQLYLAVIRSVDEVLGTCVVVYEGYKNEEEQNLADLMPPSSVHARTRSKKQASPAPLGLDSSGDEEDTDWLYTRRSSTSSPDLSRHWRKQGKKSDWMYTFPPPPPPPPPPPPPPPSLPPPPPPKGGHE is encoded by the exons AGTGAAGATATTGATGAGTGGGACGATGCCGCTCTTATTAAATCCTATGAAAAGGCTGTCCAGTCTTTCCAG GATATGCTTAGATGCAGTGATAAGAACCGGAGATCAGAAGGAGCCACTGCACCTGGTGATTCCCAAAAAGATTGTCAGCGGGAGGCCCCCCGAGAGTCGGAATGGGAAAGAGATGGCCATAGGGATTACCCAAAGGATGAGGGAGAGAAGTGGAGCAAGAAGAAGAAGGCACAGCCTCCTCCACCTCTCGCCCATCCTTCCGCTCAGCCCACCACTCGCTCCCTTGCTTCAAAA TGGAAGGTGGGAGACCCTTGTAGTGCCGTTTGGTCAGAAGATGGGTGTGTCTACCCCGCTACAGTAAAATCCATTGATAGAGAAACTGGCACATGTGTGGTGCAATATGATGGCTATGGAAACACTGAGAGGCATCAGCTGGATGAAATAGTGTCTGTAGGAAGCAGTGGAGATAGCACCCCACCTGCCGGAAAG TGGAAGGTTGGTGACCGTTGTTCAGTGCAGTGGTCTGAGGATGGACAGCTATACTTGGCCGTTATTCGCTCTGTGGATGAGGTGTTGGGCACCTGTGTGGTGGTGTATGAGGGATATAAGAATGAGGAGGAGCAGAACTTGGCTGATCTGATGCCTCCATCCAGTGTCCACGCACGCACTCGCAGCAAGAAGCAGGCGAGTCCTGCACCTCTAGGACTGGACAGCTCAGGG GATGAGGAAGACACAGATTGGCTGTACACAAGGAGGAGTTCTACCTCTTCGCCCGACCTATCTCGCCATTGGAGAAAACAGGGGAAGAAATCTGATTGGATGTACACTTTTCCACCTCCACCACCGCCTCCACCTCCCCCTCCACCACCTCCACCTTcattacctcctcctcctccacccaag GGTGGACATGAATGA
- the LOC142151201 gene encoding uncharacterized protein LOC142151201 isoform X7 — protein sequence MLRCSDKNRRSEGATAPGDSQKDCQREAPRESEWERDGHRDYPKDEGEKWSKKKKAQPPPPLAHPSAQPTTRSLASKWKVGDPCSAVWSEDGCVYPATVKSIDRETGTCVVQYDGYGNTERHQLDEIVSVGSSGDSTPPAGKWKVGDRCSVQWSEDGQLYLAVIRSVDEVLGTCVVVYEGYKNEEEQNLADLMPPSSVHARTRSKKQASPAPLGLDSSGDEEDTDWLYTRRSSTSSPDLSRHWRKQGKKSDWMYTFPPPPPPPPPPPPPPPSLPPPPPPKGCFWPPPPPPVRAHLPTWHNWPPSAPLPPPPPPPPFFSTEWEDYDEEEQEDEDVLACMLMAWYMTGYHTGFYKGLKQGRAEALRPNLKKGPRRK from the exons ATGCTTAGATGCAGTGATAAGAACCGGAGATCAGAAGGAGCCACTGCACCTGGTGATTCCCAAAAAGATTGTCAGCGGGAGGCCCCCCGAGAGTCGGAATGGGAAAGAGATGGCCATAGGGATTACCCAAAGGATGAGGGAGAGAAGTGGAGCAAGAAGAAGAAGGCACAGCCTCCTCCACCTCTCGCCCATCCTTCCGCTCAGCCCACCACTCGCTCCCTTGCTTCAAAA TGGAAGGTGGGAGACCCTTGTAGTGCCGTTTGGTCAGAAGATGGGTGTGTCTACCCCGCTACAGTAAAATCCATTGATAGAGAAACTGGCACATGTGTGGTGCAATATGATGGCTATGGAAACACTGAGAGGCATCAGCTGGATGAAATAGTGTCTGTAGGAAGCAGTGGAGATAGCACCCCACCTGCCGGAAAG TGGAAGGTTGGTGACCGTTGTTCAGTGCAGTGGTCTGAGGATGGACAGCTATACTTGGCCGTTATTCGCTCTGTGGATGAGGTGTTGGGCACCTGTGTGGTGGTGTATGAGGGATATAAGAATGAGGAGGAGCAGAACTTGGCTGATCTGATGCCTCCATCCAGTGTCCACGCACGCACTCGCAGCAAGAAGCAGGCGAGTCCTGCACCTCTAGGACTGGACAGCTCAGGG GATGAGGAAGACACAGATTGGCTGTACACAAGGAGGAGTTCTACCTCTTCGCCCGACCTATCTCGCCATTGGAGAAAACAGGGGAAGAAATCTGATTGGATGTACACTTTTCCACCTCCACCACCGCCTCCACCTCCCCCTCCACCACCTCCACCTTcattacctcctcctcctccacccaag gGCTGCTTTTGGCCACCGCCACCACCGCCTGTGAGGGCTCATCTTCCAACCTGGCACAACTGGCCTCCG TCAGCCCCCCTTCCTCCACCACCTCCACCACCGCCTTTCTTCAGCACAGAGTGGGAGGATTATGATGAAGAGGAACAGGAAGATGAAGATGTATTAGCTTGTATGCTGATGGCTTGGTACATGACTGGATATCACACTGGATTTTACAAG
- the LOC142151201 gene encoding uncharacterized protein LOC142151201 isoform X3: MAACDREIVYHKDSSQSEDIDEWDDAALIKSYEKAVQSFQDMLRCSDKNRRSEGATAPGDSQKDCQREAPRESEWERDGHRDYPKDEGEKWSKKKKAQPPPPLAHPSAQPTTRSLASKWKVGDPCSAVWSEDGCVYPATVKSIDRETGTCVVQYDGYGNTERHQLDEIVSVGSSGDSTPPAGKWKVGDRCSVQWSEDGQLYLAVIRSVDEVLGTCVVVYEGYKNEEEQNLADLMPPSSVHARTRSKKQASPAPLGLDSSGDEEDTDWLYTRRSSTSSPDLSRHWRKQGKKSDWMYTFPPPPPPPPPPPPPPPSLPPPPPPKGCFWPPPPPPVRAHLPTWHNWPPSAPLPPPPPPPPFFSTEWEDYDEEEQEDEDVLACMLMAWYMTGYHTGFYKQEAIMKSKI, from the exons AGTGAAGATATTGATGAGTGGGACGATGCCGCTCTTATTAAATCCTATGAAAAGGCTGTCCAGTCTTTCCAG GATATGCTTAGATGCAGTGATAAGAACCGGAGATCAGAAGGAGCCACTGCACCTGGTGATTCCCAAAAAGATTGTCAGCGGGAGGCCCCCCGAGAGTCGGAATGGGAAAGAGATGGCCATAGGGATTACCCAAAGGATGAGGGAGAGAAGTGGAGCAAGAAGAAGAAGGCACAGCCTCCTCCACCTCTCGCCCATCCTTCCGCTCAGCCCACCACTCGCTCCCTTGCTTCAAAA TGGAAGGTGGGAGACCCTTGTAGTGCCGTTTGGTCAGAAGATGGGTGTGTCTACCCCGCTACAGTAAAATCCATTGATAGAGAAACTGGCACATGTGTGGTGCAATATGATGGCTATGGAAACACTGAGAGGCATCAGCTGGATGAAATAGTGTCTGTAGGAAGCAGTGGAGATAGCACCCCACCTGCCGGAAAG TGGAAGGTTGGTGACCGTTGTTCAGTGCAGTGGTCTGAGGATGGACAGCTATACTTGGCCGTTATTCGCTCTGTGGATGAGGTGTTGGGCACCTGTGTGGTGGTGTATGAGGGATATAAGAATGAGGAGGAGCAGAACTTGGCTGATCTGATGCCTCCATCCAGTGTCCACGCACGCACTCGCAGCAAGAAGCAGGCGAGTCCTGCACCTCTAGGACTGGACAGCTCAGGG GATGAGGAAGACACAGATTGGCTGTACACAAGGAGGAGTTCTACCTCTTCGCCCGACCTATCTCGCCATTGGAGAAAACAGGGGAAGAAATCTGATTGGATGTACACTTTTCCACCTCCACCACCGCCTCCACCTCCCCCTCCACCACCTCCACCTTcattacctcctcctcctccacccaag gGCTGCTTTTGGCCACCGCCACCACCGCCTGTGAGGGCTCATCTTCCAACCTGGCACAACTGGCCTCCG TCAGCCCCCCTTCCTCCACCACCTCCACCACCGCCTTTCTTCAGCACAGAGTGGGAGGATTATGATGAAGAGGAACAGGAAGATGAAGATGTATTAGCTTGTATGCTGATGGCTTGGTACATGACTGGATATCACACTGGATTTTACAAG CAGGAGGCAATCATGAAATCAAAGATATGA
- the LOC142151201 gene encoding uncharacterized protein LOC142151201 isoform X1 produces MAACDREIVYHKDSSQSEDIDEWDDAALIKSYEKAVQSFQDMLRCSDKNRRSEGATAPGDSQKDCQREAPRESEWERDGHRDYPKDEGEKWSKKKKAQPPPPLAHPSAQPTTRSLASKWKVGDPCSAVWSEDGCVYPATVKSIDRETGTCVVQYDGYGNTERHQLDEIVSVGSSGDSTPPAGKWKVGDRCSVQWSEDGQLYLAVIRSVDEVLGTCVVVYEGYKNEEEQNLADLMPPSSVHARTRSKKQASPAPLGLDSSGDEEDTDWLYTRRSSTSSPDLSRHWRKQGKKSDWMYTFPPPPPPPPPPPPPPPSLPPPPPPKGCFWPPPPPPVRAHLPTWHNWPPSAPLPPPPPPPPFFSTEWEDYDEEEQEDEDVLACMLMAWYMTGYHTGFYKGLKQGRAEALRPNLKKGPRRK; encoded by the exons AGTGAAGATATTGATGAGTGGGACGATGCCGCTCTTATTAAATCCTATGAAAAGGCTGTCCAGTCTTTCCAG GATATGCTTAGATGCAGTGATAAGAACCGGAGATCAGAAGGAGCCACTGCACCTGGTGATTCCCAAAAAGATTGTCAGCGGGAGGCCCCCCGAGAGTCGGAATGGGAAAGAGATGGCCATAGGGATTACCCAAAGGATGAGGGAGAGAAGTGGAGCAAGAAGAAGAAGGCACAGCCTCCTCCACCTCTCGCCCATCCTTCCGCTCAGCCCACCACTCGCTCCCTTGCTTCAAAA TGGAAGGTGGGAGACCCTTGTAGTGCCGTTTGGTCAGAAGATGGGTGTGTCTACCCCGCTACAGTAAAATCCATTGATAGAGAAACTGGCACATGTGTGGTGCAATATGATGGCTATGGAAACACTGAGAGGCATCAGCTGGATGAAATAGTGTCTGTAGGAAGCAGTGGAGATAGCACCCCACCTGCCGGAAAG TGGAAGGTTGGTGACCGTTGTTCAGTGCAGTGGTCTGAGGATGGACAGCTATACTTGGCCGTTATTCGCTCTGTGGATGAGGTGTTGGGCACCTGTGTGGTGGTGTATGAGGGATATAAGAATGAGGAGGAGCAGAACTTGGCTGATCTGATGCCTCCATCCAGTGTCCACGCACGCACTCGCAGCAAGAAGCAGGCGAGTCCTGCACCTCTAGGACTGGACAGCTCAGGG GATGAGGAAGACACAGATTGGCTGTACACAAGGAGGAGTTCTACCTCTTCGCCCGACCTATCTCGCCATTGGAGAAAACAGGGGAAGAAATCTGATTGGATGTACACTTTTCCACCTCCACCACCGCCTCCACCTCCCCCTCCACCACCTCCACCTTcattacctcctcctcctccacccaag gGCTGCTTTTGGCCACCGCCACCACCGCCTGTGAGGGCTCATCTTCCAACCTGGCACAACTGGCCTCCG TCAGCCCCCCTTCCTCCACCACCTCCACCACCGCCTTTCTTCAGCACAGAGTGGGAGGATTATGATGAAGAGGAACAGGAAGATGAAGATGTATTAGCTTGTATGCTGATGGCTTGGTACATGACTGGATATCACACTGGATTTTACAAG
- the LOC142151201 gene encoding uncharacterized protein LOC142151201 isoform X4 gives MAACDREIVYHKDSSQSEDIDEWDDAALIKSYEKAVQSFQDMLRCSDKNRRSEGATAPGDSQKDCQREAPRESEWERDGHRDYPKDEGEKWSKKKKAQPPPPLAHPSAQPTTRSLASKWKVGDPCSAVWSEDGCVYPATVKSIDRETGTCVVQYDGYGNTERHQLDEIVSVGSSGDSTPPAGKWKVGDRCSVQWSEDGQLYLAVIRSVDEVLGTCVVVYEGYKNEEEQNLADLMPPSSVHARTRSKKQASPAPLGLDSSGDEEDTDWLYTRRSSTSSPDLSRHWRKQGKKSDWMYTFPPPPPPPPPPPPPPPSLPPPPPPKGCFWPPPPPPVRAHLPTWHNWPPSAPLPPPPPPPPFFSTEWEDYDEEEQEDEDVLACMLMAWYMTGYHTGFYKWHPSRGGIH, from the exons AGTGAAGATATTGATGAGTGGGACGATGCCGCTCTTATTAAATCCTATGAAAAGGCTGTCCAGTCTTTCCAG GATATGCTTAGATGCAGTGATAAGAACCGGAGATCAGAAGGAGCCACTGCACCTGGTGATTCCCAAAAAGATTGTCAGCGGGAGGCCCCCCGAGAGTCGGAATGGGAAAGAGATGGCCATAGGGATTACCCAAAGGATGAGGGAGAGAAGTGGAGCAAGAAGAAGAAGGCACAGCCTCCTCCACCTCTCGCCCATCCTTCCGCTCAGCCCACCACTCGCTCCCTTGCTTCAAAA TGGAAGGTGGGAGACCCTTGTAGTGCCGTTTGGTCAGAAGATGGGTGTGTCTACCCCGCTACAGTAAAATCCATTGATAGAGAAACTGGCACATGTGTGGTGCAATATGATGGCTATGGAAACACTGAGAGGCATCAGCTGGATGAAATAGTGTCTGTAGGAAGCAGTGGAGATAGCACCCCACCTGCCGGAAAG TGGAAGGTTGGTGACCGTTGTTCAGTGCAGTGGTCTGAGGATGGACAGCTATACTTGGCCGTTATTCGCTCTGTGGATGAGGTGTTGGGCACCTGTGTGGTGGTGTATGAGGGATATAAGAATGAGGAGGAGCAGAACTTGGCTGATCTGATGCCTCCATCCAGTGTCCACGCACGCACTCGCAGCAAGAAGCAGGCGAGTCCTGCACCTCTAGGACTGGACAGCTCAGGG GATGAGGAAGACACAGATTGGCTGTACACAAGGAGGAGTTCTACCTCTTCGCCCGACCTATCTCGCCATTGGAGAAAACAGGGGAAGAAATCTGATTGGATGTACACTTTTCCACCTCCACCACCGCCTCCACCTCCCCCTCCACCACCTCCACCTTcattacctcctcctcctccacccaag gGCTGCTTTTGGCCACCGCCACCACCGCCTGTGAGGGCTCATCTTCCAACCTGGCACAACTGGCCTCCG TCAGCCCCCCTTCCTCCACCACCTCCACCACCGCCTTTCTTCAGCACAGAGTGGGAGGATTATGATGAAGAGGAACAGGAAGATGAAGATGTATTAGCTTGTATGCTGATGGCTTGGTACATGACTGGATATCACACTGGATTTTACAAG TGGCACccgtcaaggggtgggatacattag